A genomic stretch from Falco naumanni isolate bFalNau1 chromosome 6, bFalNau1.pat, whole genome shotgun sequence includes:
- the ZC3H12D gene encoding probable ribonuclease ZC3H12D: MPAKMALASSLSSKPVPPCSRKASTAGVEVHQSKLDFFCKLGYGKQDIYKVLENLGQEALEDDVLKELIRMGSKPQALESQAQPSPLKLVARGSCSTTPASKWLGEDGSDSSSYLRPIVIDGSNVAMSHGNKEVFSCWGIQLAVDWFRERGHMYIKVFVPLWRKEPPRQDSPIADQHILEELEKQSILVYTPSRKVKGKRVVCYDDRYIVKVAYEKDGIIVSNDHYRDLQNENPEWKWFIEQRLLMYSFVSNRFMPPDDPLGRHGPTLNNFLSKKPVLPQPKWQPCPYGKKCTYGNKCKFYHPERPHQVQLSVADELRAKIKVPLSLGKEEEKRNHSLYRTGAEPAPCDTCTEMLQEASGCTGASQYPAWCWGSRPALSSTAWAGGPSSDLGPEQQMLQPEPLPDQLLLEKMSVLSIGDDTRGYTRSIHNPQDREAMGSPHRCSDLRQNLYPLHRARSSDHPCLWGCPLQQMGPSRARGGMRPDYSWPQECCSMHSTGQRSRYVPDRAQHQQAPETQHCVLPQPAALPADPLHFYSEHQRRFPNQPPPQPFLLDSSDGLGFFQKAQACSDYWPTPAARPPSAPEASIHRELCSLFSYQEVNHIMALYPDIKDIASLTLLIQRHRNL; encoded by the exons ATGCCTGCTAAGATGGCCCTGGCCAGTTCACTTTCTAGCAAACCAGTACCACCATGCTCCAGAAAAGCTTCTACGGCAGGGGTGGAAGTGCACCAGAGCAAGCTGGATTTTTTCTGCAAGCTGGGCTATGGTAAGCAGGACATCTACAAAGTGCTGGAGAACCTGGGCCAAGAAGCCTTGGAAGACGATGTGTTGAAAGAGCTGATTCGGATGGGGAGCAAACCTCAAGCTCTGGAGAGCCAGGCTCAGCCTTCCCCGCTAAAACTTGTTGCCCGTGGATCATGTAGCACTACACCGGCATCAAAGTGGCTTGGAGAAGACGGCAGTGATTCTTCTAGTTACTTGCGACCCATCGTGATCGACGGCAGCAATGTCGCAATGAG tcacGGAAATAAAGAGGTATTTTCCTGCTGGGGTATCCAGCTGGCAGTGGATTGGTTTCGAGAGAGGGGGCACATGTACATCAAGGTTTTTGTCCCACTCTGGAGGAAGGAGCCCCCTCGACAAGACAGTCCCATTGCAG ATCAGCACATCCTTGAAGAGCTTGAAAAGCAATCAATCCTTGTGTACACCCCATCCCGGAAAGTGAAAGGCAAGAGGGTCGTTTGCTATGATGATCGCTATATAGTAAAAGTTGCTTATGAGAAAGATGGAATTATTGTTTCCAATGACCATTACCGGGATCTCCAGAATGAAAACCCAGAGTGGAAATGGTTTATTGAGCAGCGACTACTCATGTACTCTTTTGTCAGTAACAG gtTTATGCCTCCTGATGATCCGTTAGGCCGGCACGGACCCACTCTTAACAACTTCCTCAGCAAAAAGCCAGTGCTTCCTCAACCAAAGTGGCAGCCTTGCCCCTATG GTAAAAAATGCACCTATGgcaataaatgcaaattttacCACCCAGAGAGACCACATCAAGTTCAGCTGTCAGTTGCTGATGAGCTCAGGGCCAAAATAAAGGTCCCGCTAAGCCTGggcaaagaggaggagaagcgTAACCACTCACTGTACAGGACCGGTGCGGAGCCTGCACCCTGCGACACctgcacagaaatgctgcaagaaGCCAGTGGCTGCACAGGGGCTTCCCAGTACCCAGcgtggtgctgggggagccGTCCTGCGCTGTCATCCACTGCCTGGGCTGGTGGTCCCAGTTCTGACCTGGGGCCAGAGCAGCAGATGCTACAGCCAGAGCCACTGCCGGACCAGCTGCTCCTGGAGAAGATGTCAGTGTTATCCATCGGCGATGACACCCGCGGCTACACTCGGTCCATACATAACCCTCAGGACAGAGAGGCGATGGGCAGCCCTCATCGCTGCAGTGACCTCAGGCAAAACCTGTACCCGCTGCACCGTGCCCGTAGCTCGGACCACCCCTGCTTGTGGGGGTGCCCTTTGCAGCAAATGGGGCCTTCACGGGCACGGGGTGGGATGCGCCCAGACTACAGCTGGCCTCAGGAGTGCTGCAGCATGCACAGCACGGGGCAGAGGAGCCGCTACGTCCCTGACAGGGCTCAGCACCAACAGGCCCCGGAGACTCAGCACTGTGTTTTGCCACAGCCTGCAGCTCTTCCTGCTGACCCACTTCACTTCTACAGCGAGCACCAGCGCCGTTTCCCCAACCAGCCCCCACCACAGCCCTTTCTGTTAGACTCCAGCGATGGACTGGGTTTCTTCCAGAAAGCCCAGGCTTGCAGTGACTACTGGCCCACCCCAGCTGCAAGGCCACCCTCTGCCCCCGAAGCAAGCATACACAGGGAGCTGTGCTCCCTTTTTTCTTACCAGGAGGTGAACCACATTATGGCTTTGTACCCTGATATCAAGGATATTGCTAGCTTGACTTTACTGATTCAAAGACACAGAAACCTGTGA